One Coregonus clupeaformis isolate EN_2021a unplaced genomic scaffold, ASM2061545v1 scaf0805, whole genome shotgun sequence genomic window, AATCTACATTAACAACTTTACAGAATACTGATGCTTGTGTTAATTTTATGTGTTTTCAGTCTCGAATCCAGGGCCCCAGAGACGCAACAGTGTGGGGTTATTGCCCCCTATGAGTGAGTGATCAATAAAATATAAACCAGATTTTTTTCAACTGAATTTTGATTTCTCTGTCTAGATTGAAGAGTTGTGCATTTATTTTGTTCTGTTGTAATATGGTCCCTAATGTTGATGGTGTAATACCGAAAGAAAAGcaaacaaaaatgttaatgtCAACATTTTCAACAATGTTTTATAGCGAACATTTTAAATAAGGTTGTGGTGGTGTTTATGTTACAGTGTCTGAAAGTGCTACAGAGCTAAGGATTGTGCTGCTCGGCAAGAATGGCTCTGAGAAGAGTGCTGTTGGAAACTTCATCCTGGAAAGAGGGGCATTTGACCCCAACTATGTACAAAACCGCTGTGAGAGAGCCAGGGGTCAAGTAGACGGAAGAGGCATAGCTGTGATCAACACTCCAGACCTGTTAGACCCTCACATCTCACATGACAAACAATCAGAGGAACTGCGTTGGTGTGTCACTCTGTCTGACCCAGGACCTCATGTGTTCCTGTTGGTCCTGCAGCCTGAGGAGTTCACACAAGAAGAGGGAAACAGAATCAGGCAAATCCTAGACAACCTCAGTGAACGGTCCTTTGACTACTCAATGGTACTGACAACTCATGAAGACAGGAGGGGACACATGCATGATGATCACCCTCTGAATCAGATGGTCAGAGAATGTAGAGGGAGGCAGTACGTCATGCACCCCAGTGACCGCACTCAACTTATGGCAGATGTTGACAAGATTGTAAAGGAGAATGGAGGAGGCTATCTCACCTGTGATGTATTTGAAGATACTACAAGTGGCATGGTACAAGGGAAAGAGGAAATCCACAGGAGGAAAACTGATTGGAGCCTCAAATCTTCCTCTGAGGAAGAACTTGGAAAGGATGTTTTGAAACAAGGTGAATCAGCACAATTTTGCAATTTGCAGAACGTTAGAGAAGTTGGTAAGTACACAGCACACTGACAAAAGTTATAGTAATATGAGCATTGAATATAAGTTGACagtattaaagggatagttccccAACTTAACAATATtatatattggtttccttaccctctAAGCACTCTTTGGACAAGGTAAGACGGcaacccatgctttggttttgtttacctggccactgtct contains:
- the LOC123481221 gene encoding GTPase IMAP family member 4-like; the encoded protein is MADAASFRDKVSNPGPQRRNSVGLLPPMMSESATELRIVLLGKNGSEKSAVGNFILERGAFDPNYVQNRCERARGQVDGRGIAVINTPDLLDPHISHDKQSEELRWCVTLSDPGPHVFLLVLQPEEFTQEEGNRIRQILDNLSERSFDYSMVLTTHEDRRGHMHDDHPLNQMVRECRGRQYVMHPSDRTQLMADVDKIVKENGGGYLTCDVFEDTTSGMVQGKEEIHRRKTDWSLKSSSEEELGKDVLKQGESAQFCNLQNVREVGLTLIKEKVWEQSHSGAKC